The following proteins come from a genomic window of bacterium:
- a CDS encoding amidohydrolase family protein, which translates to MFLAIKAQRVLDGTGRPPIERGVVLVDGDRITAVGRQADAAIPAGAEVIDCGTQTVLPAFVDAHSHASINPGLGDQIGQLKQPPAPQVVRAVRNLRTDLLSGVTTMRVVGEEHFIDVELREAIAAGRLPGPRLVVATRPITARNGHGAALTYSDGEDEIRKHVRENIAAGADLIKLFMTGGVSSKGTASRWYAYSRHEVEVAVEEAHRNNKPVAVHAHGGPGVRICIEAGVDSIEHGKLCEMDDLVEMRHRGTWLVTNNAVSGHPDGIEKGDAHVPSIMAKLMESREKSRENFAAVLESGVRWALGTDSMHGLIWWEIAKVVEWGADPYDALRAATQRAAQAIGLGDECGTLEAGKAADVISVDGDPLKDIACLERVGLILQGGRRRDGLSAK; encoded by the coding sequence CTGGCGATCAAAGCTCAGCGGGTGCTCGACGGTACCGGACGCCCGCCGATCGAGCGCGGCGTGGTGCTCGTCGACGGGGACCGGATCACGGCGGTGGGGCGCCAGGCCGATGCGGCCATTCCCGCCGGCGCGGAGGTCATCGATTGCGGAACGCAGACGGTGCTGCCGGCCTTCGTCGACGCGCACTCCCACGCGTCCATCAACCCGGGACTCGGCGACCAGATCGGGCAGCTGAAGCAGCCGCCGGCGCCGCAGGTGGTGCGCGCGGTCCGCAATCTGCGCACGGATCTGCTCTCCGGCGTGACGACGATGCGCGTCGTCGGCGAGGAGCATTTCATCGACGTCGAGCTGCGCGAGGCGATCGCCGCCGGCCGGCTGCCGGGACCGCGCCTCGTCGTGGCGACGCGGCCGATCACGGCCCGCAACGGCCACGGCGCCGCGCTCACGTACTCGGACGGAGAGGACGAGATCCGCAAGCACGTCCGCGAGAACATCGCCGCGGGGGCCGATTTGATCAAGCTGTTCATGACCGGCGGCGTTTCGAGCAAGGGCACGGCGTCGCGCTGGTACGCCTACTCCCGGCACGAGGTGGAGGTGGCGGTCGAGGAGGCGCACCGGAACAACAAGCCGGTGGCCGTCCACGCGCACGGCGGGCCCGGAGTCCGGATCTGCATCGAGGCCGGCGTGGACTCGATCGAGCACGGCAAGCTGTGCGAGATGGACGACCTCGTGGAGATGCGCCACCGCGGGACCTGGCTCGTCACCAACAACGCCGTCTCGGGCCATCCGGACGGCATCGAGAAAGGCGACGCGCATGTCCCGTCGATCATGGCCAAGCTGATGGAGTCGCGCGAGAAGTCCCGCGAAAACTTCGCCGCGGTCCTCGAGAGCGGCGTGCGGTGGGCCCTCGGCACCGACTCGATGCACGGGCTCATCTGGTGGGAGATCGCGAAGGTCGTGGAGTGGGGGGCCGATCCGTACGACGCGCTGCGTGCCGCCACCCAGCGCGCCGCACAGGCGATCGGCCTCGGCGACGAGTGCGGCACGCTCGAGGCCGGCAAGGCGGCCGACGTCATCAGCGTCGACGGCGATCCGTTGAAAGACATCGCCTGCCTGGAGCGTGTCGGCCTGATTCTGCAGGGGGGCCGCCGCCGGGACGGCCTCTCGGCCAAGTAG
- a CDS encoding zinc-binding dehydrogenase, with protein sequence MRTMNAAVVHGRGGPEVVSVDRVPVPELAAGDALVRVRACAMNRMDVWARTGPPQPVFPWKEREYPVITGADIAGEVEAVGSGAAGVRPGDCVVVFGPLSCGRCEYCARGEQTMCPEYRIFGEHTQGGFAEYVAVPAANLEPIPPGVDFTTAAAGSTSYCTAWRCVVTRGEVRPGDDVLVLAAGGGVGAAAIDIALRGGARVFAGASTPEKRAKALALGAAAAVDHTTPFSAWVLEQTGGRGVDLVVDSLGATWPESIRSLARGGRLCVCGATLDNKPQFDIRELYQRHRSIRGAPMGNRAEFRQVLKLLGEGGLRPAVDSVFPLARIQDAHRRAESRDAFGKIVVTM encoded by the coding sequence ATGCGGACGATGAACGCCGCGGTCGTCCACGGTCGCGGCGGCCCCGAGGTCGTCTCGGTCGACCGCGTCCCGGTCCCCGAGCTCGCGGCCGGCGACGCGCTGGTGCGCGTTCGCGCCTGCGCGATGAACCGCATGGACGTCTGGGCGCGGACCGGACCGCCGCAGCCCGTGTTTCCGTGGAAGGAGCGGGAGTATCCCGTCATCACCGGCGCCGACATCGCCGGCGAGGTGGAGGCGGTGGGATCAGGCGCCGCGGGCGTCCGGCCGGGCGACTGCGTGGTCGTCTTCGGCCCGCTGTCGTGCGGCCGCTGCGAGTACTGTGCGCGCGGCGAGCAGACAATGTGCCCGGAGTACCGGATCTTCGGCGAGCACACGCAGGGCGGCTTCGCGGAATACGTGGCCGTGCCCGCGGCCAACCTCGAACCGATTCCGCCGGGCGTGGACTTTACGACGGCCGCGGCCGGGTCGACCTCGTACTGCACGGCGTGGCGGTGCGTCGTGACGCGCGGCGAGGTGCGGCCGGGGGACGACGTGCTGGTCCTCGCGGCCGGCGGCGGCGTAGGCGCGGCGGCGATCGACATCGCGCTGCGGGGCGGCGCGCGGGTGTTTGCCGGGGCGAGCACGCCGGAGAAGCGGGCGAAGGCGCTCGCGCTGGGCGCCGCGGCCGCGGTCGACCACACCACGCCGTTTTCGGCGTGGGTTCTTGAGCAGACGGGGGGCCGCGGCGTCGACCTCGTCGTGGATTCGCTCGGCGCCACGTGGCCGGAGAGCATTCGAAGCCTCGCCCGGGGCGGCCGCCTGTGCGTCTGCGGCGCGACGCTCGACAACAAACCACAGTTCGACATTCGCGAGCTCTACCAGCGCCACCGGTCGATCCGCGGCGCGCCGATGGGCAACCGCGCCGAGTTCCGCCAGGTGCTCAAGCTGCTCGGAGAGGGCGGGCTGCGGCCGGCGGTCGACTCCGTGTTTCCCCTGGCCCGCATCCAGGACGCGCACCGCCGGGCGGAGAGCCGCGACGCGTTCGGCAAGATCGTGGTGACGATGTAA